AACCGGATGCTGCACGGCATTGCCCTGCTTGTCGGCGAAGGACAGGATCGAGACGATCTTTTCCGGCGCTTCAATGGCCTGGTAGGTGAACTTGCCCCACATCTCGTAGCCATTGTCGGCGCGCATGCCGTAGTGGAAGACGCCGCCCGGCCGCAAGTCCAGCGCCAGCACGCTCAATTCGAAGCCGACGGGGCCCCACCACTGGGCCAGGCGATCGGGCTCCACCCACGACTGGAACACCAGTTCGCGCGGCGCGTCGAAGGTTTGCGTGATGACAAAGTCGCTGCTGTCGCGGTGCTGTCCGTCCTGCTTCTGTTTTTCCGTCGTCATGCTGTCTCCTGATGGTGATGGGCTGACTGTTAATGTACCAGCGGCGCCAACAAACGGAAAGGCCTGTACGCCTGTCAAACCAGCATGCTAGAATATTAGTTAGACACCTAACCATTAGACGACTCACCTTATGATTTCTATCGAAGAGCGCTTTTCCGCCGCGCTCCACAAGACGGCGCGCGGCTGGC
This window of the Janthinobacterium agaricidamnosum genome carries:
- a CDS encoding SRPBCC family protein, which codes for MTTEKQKQDGQHRDSSDFVITQTFDAPRELVFQSWVEPDRLAQWWGPVGFELSVLALDLRPGGVFHYGMRADNGYEMWGKFTYQAIEAPEKIVSILSFADKQGNAVQHPVSATWPLESFNVMTLTEENGKTTMTLRSTPHKATDEQHETFKQGFESMKQGFKATFAQLAQYLARVQ